TAAATAATAATTTAAGACATGGCTTGCATGAGGCTGGTAGATTTCATGAATGAGCAGCATTAATTTTGAAAAACTGAGTTTAGATACGCAGCTTGCTATCAAGCATGCGATTGCTGTGGCTTGGTCAGATGAGTCCTTTGCAGACATGCTTAGGGATCATCCGCACGAAGCATTAAAAGAACTTGGATATGAATTACCAAGTAACGTCAAATTTGAATTTGAATGACCAGATTATTTAAACTCATCGTTCGAGGGTTAATACCTTGTCTTTTTTAACGATAGATTTAAAAGTTTTCTTCTTACGAAAGTCATTATTCAAGTCATCATATGATACATCAAGCATGTTTGTAATATCCAAGGCTCTCCAGTGAATTGTTTAAAAAGTAAAAAGATTGGAGATTTTTGGATCTTCTTTGTATAATGAAGTATTCGCTTAGTCTATTATGCCATTTGGGGTTCGAAGCGGTAAAATTAGATTAGATGATTTGTATGAAAATCCCACTGAAAAAAGAGCAACGGCTAAAGAATTCATGCTGATGTATGAAAAGCTTGTTAAAGAATCTTGGGATGATCAAGAACTTCGCGCTCGACTAATAGAGAATCCAGAAGAAGTCTTTAATGAGCGAGGATTTGATACCAGTGAGATGAAAGAAAAAGGTTACAGATTTCGAATGGTTGAGACAGATTTATCTGATCCTGAAACTGAATCAATCAAGATTCCTTTACCCAATAAACCTGCTTCGACTAATCTTACAGAGGAAGAGTTAGCAGTTATTGCTGGCGGTACATCAACTAATGGTAGTGCCGGGTCTGCCAGTACGTTGAGTTGTCCTGCATGTTCAGCAGGATCAGTCGGATCAGCTGGCTGCCAGTGCAATGCGGAGGGGGGGAAGACTAGCAGTCAGACAATCACAGGCATTGTAACCGCACCCTAGGGGGGGGAAATAGGGGATGGTAAAAATTGATCATCAGTATTAATAAGACACTTTTTCAAAAACCATTCATTCGCTGATTACTTATGCCATTCGGAGCTGCCGCAGGAACTTTCGATTTACCCTTTGATAAAAAAAAGGCAGAAGTGTTCATGTATGTCTATGAAAAATTAGTCGCGGAATCATGGACAAATCCTGAACTCAAGGAACGTATGAAGAGTGATTTGACAGGCTTATTTCAAGAACATGGACTCAATACCGAAGGTCGAACAATTGAAGCTTATGAAACACCGTGGGAAGAGAAGCATATTGTCCATTTGCCCCTTCCGAGAAAGCCGTCAAAAGAGAATATCACCGAAGAGCAGCTAACTAAGATTTATGGCGGTTCTAGTTCTTGTGTTGGAAGTGCAGGCACGTCTGGGACTGCTGGTTGTCCCGTAAGCAGTGCCAGTACAAGCAGCTCCGCAGGGACCTCTTGTGGCGGTGCAGGGGTTACCAAGGTAGAACACTCACAAAATATCCCGGTGACCCCTGATTAATGATGGTCGCATAGGCTCATAATTATAATACAATTATTTTGTCGACCATACAGAGTTTTTTGATTAAATCTTAAGGGTGCTGAATAGGTTTAACTTCAATATTTGCAAGTAATTACTGTCGACAAGCCTTTTGTATCTGCCAATAAATTTCTATATTTGCATTTCAGTAAGTCATTGTTTACATATACTTTATACGGCCAAGCTTGACATATTAGCAAAGATTTCTTTGGTGGATTGATCACAAAAAATTGATACGGTTCAACAAGAGCGGAATGTAATATTTGATGCCGTAAGTAATTTGTTTGAGCAAAGTGGCCGTTGAGTACATTGCTAACAAAAGCATGAGACTTGTCGACTCGCGAAACCTGCTCGTTTAACATAAAACAATTCGTTTCATCGTTATGCCTTTTGGGATTCGAAGCGGTTAAATCAGATTAGAAGAATTACATGAAAACTTCACTAAAAAACATACGGCTTTAGAATTCATGCTGATGTATGAATAGCTCGTAAAAGAATCATGGGATGATCAAGAACTTTGCGATCGACTGATAGAGAATCCAGAAGAAGTCTTTAATAAGCGAAGATTTGACACCTGTGAGATGAAAGAAAATGGTTTCAGATTTCGAATGGTTTCAATAGATTTATCAGGTCCTGAAACTGAATCAATCAAGATTCCATTACCCAATAAAGCTGTTTTGGCTAATCTTACAAAGGAAAAGTTAGCAGTTATTGTTGGCGGTACATCGGTTAGTGCTAGTGCTGCGTCTGCCAGTACGTTGAGTTGTCCCGCATGTACAGCAGAATCAGTTGGAAGCCGTTGCTCTGGTGGAAGAAAGACCCCCGAACAAAAAAACCTATCCTGGGTCAATAATTGATCATCACTTCCAGGGATTTAAAAAAAGAGTACACCGATGCCAGCATCATTAAAAGTATTTCGCTGTATCTTACGTATTTCTTGACTGGGAGATAATTTTAAACACAATTTTTTAATCAAACAACGTCTTTTATTTCAGGAGCTAAGTGGCACATATGGGCTTATCATAAATAAAGCAGCTTAATTATTAATGGTGTTCGGCGTCAGGAATGGAAAACTCGATCTGAGCAATTCATTCATAGATGAATCAGTTGCTCATGATTTCATGTTGATGTATGAAAGACTTGTCGAAGAAACATGGTCCGATCCAGCTCTTCGCACTCGATTGATTGAAAATCCAGAGGAAGTATTTGCAGAACGAGGCTTTGATACCAGTGAATTAAAGAAACATGGTATTTCCATTCAGATGTTTGAGACACAGCTTTATGCGCCGGGAGAAGAGCCAGTGATTATCCCCTTACCGAGGAAGCCAGACGCACAAATTATCAGTGAAGAGGAATTAAGTTCTATTTCCGGAGGATCGTCAAGTACTGGTACAACAAGTACTGCAGCAACTGCAAGTTGTCCGCTTGGATCGGCAAGTTCAACAGGGTCATGTGGTGCTCCTCCTTCCAAGCAGACGCAGAGCACGATTATGCATGTAGCAGCAAAACTAGAGGGTGTGGAGTAGTGATTTAAATTTAGTTATTACCATTCTTTTTCTTGCATTTTCTTTCTCCCTTTGTATTTATTATGATTTTTGGAGTCGCTCAAGGACATTTCAAACTCTCTTACGACGAAAATCGTGCTAAACAATTCATGCACATCTATGAAAGGCTTGTGGAAGAGTCTTGGTCAAACCCAGAATTGAGAGAACGCCTGAAATCTGATTTAAGTGGTGTCTTGGAAGAAAATGGTTTTGATACAGAAGGATTTAAGTTTGTGGCTTATGAAACAGATTACAGCAACACGCTACATCTTCCTCTTCCTCAAAAACCGACCAGTGACGTTTTGAGTGAAGAGCAATTATCCTCCTTATCAGAAGGGAGTTCGTCAGCTGCCTGTGCAGGAACCGCTGGAACGATGGGCTGCCCAGCAGGTTCAGCAAGCACCTCAGGTTCAGCTGGAAGCCACTGCACGAAGCCCAAAAAGAATGGTTAAGAACATAATTGGATCTGGAGAGGATATTGCCTTGATTTGACGGAATAATTTTTGAGTGAGATTAGTTATTCTTGAAATATAGCGCATAATAAGTAATAGTTATTTCAGACGTTATTGATTGTCTGCGTTCCAGGTGATTTGCTAGTATAATGGTTAGTATTGTTTAATTGGACTGAGATTGTCTAATATTCATAGGTAAAATTGACAATAATGATCTACTGTTTTCATCTTTATTAAAGCCTTTACAAAGGCTTGATGATTTTTTACACTTTGCATGATCTTTGCTAAGGTTGATAATTAAAATCGTTGCAAGTTAAACTTTATTTTTTAACAGAGCACAAAGTATTGAGCTAAGTTGCCATCATACAATTTAATAGCAAAAGAACAATTGTTGATTATCAAAATTCTGATGATTTGCATCAGTCCTAGGGGTGCAAGCCGGCATAAGTTAAAACTCGCAATATATATGCAAGCTTAGAAATCTGTGGCTAAAATGATGTTGCATCATACTTTACTATTGGTAGTAAGATTATTAAGGCCAACACGCAGGATCCGCTTAAGTCCTTTTAATGACTATTTGTTCGACGACGAGTCTATCGTTGTATCTACATTAGATTCATCTAATGTAGTTTACGACAAATTATTTATTGATATATATAAGCAACTAGAGGGTATAGGCTCTATAGATTTTCATGGATTGTCAGAAAAAATAAATCAGGATTTATCCATATTAATCTTTAAATGTGCCGAATGGATTAGTAAAAACTATTTCATTCTTGATTTCGAGAATGAGCAAATTCAGAATCAATATCTGTTTCACATGCGACTTGGATTAAATCTTAGCGATCTAATATTTGATGAAAATTCTTGCTGTCTAAGAGTAGAAGATCTGACCAAGCAATCTTATCAATCAGATGATAATCAATTGGCAAATTTATATAGTTGTTGTACTTCAAAGCATTTACAGGGTCTAAACATTAGGATTTTTCTCGTTAATGATAAGCCTACCATTGCAGATAAAGAATATATATACCAGGAGATTGCAAACAGTAGGATAGATCGCGATCTATTCCAAATAATTATTTCCACGAAGACAGGTATAATTATCTCCGAACCATTTAATAACGGAAGTAGCCCTTGCTCAAACTGTTTGTTTAATACACTGGAAGAAAGAGATGAAATACGTCTTTATCAAAATAATGTAAGAAGTTCGAAGTTGTCAAACACCAGTTTATTTCTACGAAATTGGTGGAATACAGAATCTTTTGCTGTGATGATCTATGCAAATCTATTAAAACGACTTCATTTATTGGATTCAACATTGCCAAAATTTCCCTTCGTTGAATATATTGATTATCTTAGCATTGATAGGCAACAATATCATGTACTGCGTAGACATCTCTCATGCCAAAACTATAATTGTCAATTTGATTTCGACCCAATTCAGAATCTCAAAGCTGATTTAAACGTTGAAGTTCATCTACAAAATTCTCAATCTGGCTTCCGTAGCCTATCCGCTAATATGTTCATCGATAACGCTGAGCACTTAGTAAGTCCGTTAACAGGTGTCGTTAAATTCCTAACGAAAGTAAAGCAAAGTGAGTCTGATATGTATCATGTTTATAATTCAGGGCATAATTGGGCTGTTCATCTGAATTCAATCAATGATTTAAAAGCAGGATTACGTACGAATTCCCAAGGCAAAGGTGAGAGCGATGCACAAGCAAAAGCTGGAGCCATTGCTGAGGCGATTGAGCGATTTTCACCGTTACACAATAAGGAACAGACTGTTATTTTTAGCGCCCAGTGTGATCTTACTTTGCCTTCCGTTTCATTACAAGCATGCTTAAAATTTTCAGATTTACAATATCAACAACGTGAATTATGGAATGATCAAAATTATCGGTTTGCTAATATTCCTTTCCCAACCAATATGAACACTCAACTTGAGTGGTCAAAAGGCTACGATTTGATTAATGATAGAGAAATACTTCTTCCCTCTGGGTATCTTTTTTTTGGCTATGACTCTGATTATGAAGACAATTTTTATTCCATTGGTTCTTCGAATGGTATATCCGTTGGTGCCAACTGTCAGGATTCAATCATTCAAGGTTTTTTAGAACTTATAGAGCGTGATGCAGTTGGAATTTGGTGGAATAATATGCTTCGGTGTCCGGGAATTCATCCTTCAAAGTTTCATACAAAATATATTGATGATCTTCACTCTTTTTATAAGACAAAGAATAGAGAATTGTATTTTATAGATTTAACAACTGATATCCACATTCCTGTGATCGCTGCTATATGTTTTAGAACAGATAAAAATAAAAAGGATATATTGATGGCATTTGGTGCTCATTTTGATCCTGTAATTGCAGCGCAACGTGCTTTAGGCGAAATCAACCAGTTCTTTCCAGCTGTTTCAGATATTAAAGATGACACTGACTCAAATTATCTCTATGATGATCCACAATCCCTTCAATGGTGGTCTGCCGCCAATTTTGAGAATCAACCCTATCTGGTGCCCTCATCCTATGGAGATCTCCCTTCTAATTATTTTGAGGGTGAAGGTCCATCAACATCTCGTGAACTGCTTGATCAGATAAAACAGCTCTGTATGAATCATAATTTCGATTTTTATGCCTATAACTACACTAAACCTAATATCAATATTTCATGTACAAAAACAATAGTTCCACAATTATCACATTTCTGGGCTAGATATGGTTGTGATCGATTATTTGAAGTGCCGGTTCGTATGGGTTATCTTCAGCACCAAAATAAGGAGACTGATTTCAATCCAATCCCAATGTTCTTATGAACTTTCTTATTCAGTTCCCTGAGTTTATCAAAATTGACAATGCAATCAGACTTCGCTCCGGTGTTATTGATACCATTGTTCCTTCGCAAATCATAGATGATCGGATCATTGCTCTTATCAGTCAACCAATTTCGACAGATTCCTTCGAGCAGCATATTAATGATCTCCTTCCAGTGTTGGCATTTTCATGTGGATTCGGAAGGGTGAAAATATTTTCAGAATGCAGGGGCATTGTTTTTGAGTTAAAGCGTTCTTGCCGTATCTCTCTTAAAAAACATAAAACAATTTTCTTTTATGATAACCATGAATACATTATCCGAACAGATAGTACTAAGGCAATATATATGTCACCTAGTTCTGCTTGGAGACTTACTTCTAAAATTGAACTCATTCCAACTGTCGAAATATTATTGAACTCCGATAGCTCGTTCATCAATTTGATGAGATCTATTTGTGATGAGATCCCCCAACAGTCTAATACATCATCTCAAGACTCAATTGATCAAGCATCTCGGCATATCCCTATTGATATTGTCGATCAATTACATATAGCTCATTCACGCAAGGGTTTCGACCACACACAGCCAATTGGAGCAACCTTCCCCTATGATGTTGATCCTCCTCATCTCTTCTATAAATCAAATAAATCAAAAGCGGATCCTATTTCACTCAATCAATTAGTCTTATCCTCTCTACCTGCTGTTAGTTTTACAACAACAATCTCATCACGACGTTCGCGAAAGAGTCTCGATATCAATCGTTTTTTATCATTCGATGACCTTTCGAGATTTTTAGGCACTGTCTTTTACACTACAAGAATATTTTTGCGTTCAGATGAATATCCTAATAGCTATGATTCATGTTTAAGATTTTACCCAAATGGTGGTGGTGTTCACGAATTAGAGCCTTTTGTTGTTGTCAATCGCGTTTCAGGTCTCGATTCAGGTATCTATCATTATTCACCTTTCCACCACCAATTATCTTTACTCTCTGTTAGTCATTCTGATCTTAAATCGACGATTTCTGAAGCATATCATTCCTCTGGAAAAGAATCACTTCCTGCCGTTTTTATAATATTAGTCTCAAGACTCGAGAGGTTGTCCTGGAAATATGAGCGAATGGCATACCACGTTACCCTTAAGAATACTGGAGTGATTTTAGGTTTTATGTCACAAGTAGCTTCTTTGCTCAATTTATATGGCTGCCCAATGGGCAATAGTGACTCATTCCGGTTTAGTCAAATTATTGGAGAAGATCCACTCAAAATGCCTGCAGTCGGAGAATTTTGTCTGAGTCCCAGTGATTAGTTCAATGAATCAAACTGATTTTATTCAAAGACTTCATCGAGATCCATCGTTTGTACCATTAAATTTTGAATTTGTCAGCTCTTTTGCAAAGGGATGTCCTACTTATTCAATATTACTGCCCCAAAATAATACACATTATATTTTCGCAAGCCAGCTTGCTGAACAGATGCTTAGCTCAACTTTATTATTGCCAAATATTGGTGATATACTATTTGATATACCTCCAGAAATTGCCAGTCTTATTAAGAATTTTCCTGTTTTTTCGTCTGTCGAGATCCATCGTAAATTTCGAGGATTTATAGGGAAAAACTATTTAAAGCAATCTCATCTTTATTGTGGTAGCATTGCAAGTCAATATATTCAAGATTCACTTTGCCTATTGAAATCAGGGGATTCACTGTCAAATAATCTTAGTGATCTAACTATGAAGATCAACTCAAAAATACTTCATTTAAGTGATCCTGTTGAAAAAATTTTTTCAAAGCTTACTCCTCAATTTGCTGCCGCTTTCAAGACATTTCCCTTTGATTTCACGCAAATTTCTATTGACCTTGTGGATGAGCTCTACAAGGTATGTCTAGATGATGATCCAAACATAGACGTAGAAACTGCCAAGCAAAGTATAGAATCCCTTTTTTTCATATTCTTTTCGGGCAGCGATACAATCATCAGCCTTTTTGAGGTTTATTTGTATCTCAGATCTAATCAGCAATTATATCCACATTTCTCATCCATGGATTCTGGTCGAAAGGCTGATTATATCCTTGCATATTTCCCATATTTTAGGTTTATTGCCAGAGTTTCTACCTCGGATCTTAATTTTGATGATTTTACAGTTAGATCAGGTGATACTGTTATGATTTCCATCCAGGCTATTAATTGTCTGATGGGCGTAAGCAAACATCGTACCTTTACGTTTGGATTTGGGGAGTACTCATGTATCGGAAAGTTTGTATCACCAGTTGTGTTGAGTGTTTTTATTGATATTGTTGAATCTGATTTCAAGCTTCTGAAATTAGATTGCAAGGGTTTTGCTCCTCATCCAATACTAACCTATCTTGATAATCCACAAGTTATAATTTAATTTGATTTGTCGTGTATCGACTCACGCCCGAAATTTTTTTTCGATCAGTACTCATAATTTTTCACCAAGTGTTGATGATATATGAGCTTGTTAATACCTAGCCTTGCCTAGTATCTCTAGATCATGATTGATTTCGGTTTGTTTATGTTTTACTCATCTCATTCGTTCATTGTATTGTTTGCTTCATTAACGCGAGTTCATTGACTACTGAGCAATTGCTGATTGATCAGTGATTGGTTTCGATCTCTTCAGCTTTCCTTGGCTTCAATCAGGGAATTTTTTTATTGATATAGTTTGAGCAAAGATGTTCATTCTTCGCGTCGTATCTAATTTGTGTTAGGGAATCAGATGTCATTGATACAGTTTTTCCTGCATATGTGACGAATGACTTGCCTTGAAGGTGTACCATGATGGTACCGACACACCTATGATTGCAATTTTGAATTGGTTTGATGAACAGTGCTGAGATGGAAAATGAGATCCGTACACTGCTCGGGAATTCAGATATTGGCTTGTTAGAGGGTCTCTTGGTTGACTCGGCAGATTGGGGTGTCAATATCAGAATGACGTTGAATAATGAATTTGTCGAAGTTGATCTGATTAAAAACTGGGATGGTTTTGAAATGATCTTGCTCGACGAGCAAAAAAGAGACTCGATTCAAATTGATGAACTTCAGGATATTCTTCAGATTCTAAAAAGTCACTACTAAACTTCTTCGGAAGCGGGTTTTGGTTCCCTCTCGAAGCTGAATTTCATCGCCAGAATGGCCAAGTTTAACGTCAATGTAAATGCATTTGCGATCATCACCGGTTTGGCCTCAACCTGAAAGCCATAGATCACCCAACACAGACAGCCAGTGCTGAAAGTCAGTAACAAGGCATAAGAAACGTCCTTCGCCGATTGGCTTTTCCAGGTTTTGATGACTTGTGGCAAAAATGCGATTGTTGATAGTGTTGCCGCTGCGAAGCCGAACAATTCTGAAGAACTCAAATCGAATGGCATTTGAACGATGTCTTTTGATTGTGCTTGACTTCTGAGGTTAACTGATGTTTCCGACTGTCTGAACGCTTAATCAGAACAATGCTTCACAGCTTTGAGTTTGACAGGCTATCAAAAAGAGATGTCGAGCCTTTTAGCAACTTGAAACTAGACCTGTTCATTGCCAGCATTGAGTTTTGTTGAAGTGATCCATGGCTTTAAAGCTCTTCGGTGGTCCCAGAACGCGAGCCAGCATGCCTCGCTGGTTCATGGAGGAGAAAGCGATCGACTACGAGCTGGTGGAACTGGACCTTCAGTCGAATCAACATCGCCAGCCCGAATTTCTTGGCATCAACCCATTTGGAAAGTTGCCCGCTCTGATCGACAGCGACGTGCTGCTTGAGGATGGTTCTCCCCTGAAGTTGTTTGAAAGCGGTGCAATCCTGTTGCATCTGGCCGAGCATTACAGCGGCGAGATCATCACGCCTGCACAGCGAGCTCTGACCAGCCAGTGGCTGTTGTTTGCTAACTCAACTCTTTCCATTGCTTTGTTCGTTCCCTCCAATCGCGAGCGTGAATTCCCACGACTCATGGAGACGCTCAATCAGCAATTGGATCCTGAACGTCCTCTCGTTGGTGAGTGTTGGGGAGCAGCGGACTGTGCTGTTCAGGCTTACCTCAGTTACCTGCCACTGTTTTTTCCTGAGATCGATCTCAGCCCTTATCCCGTCGTTCAGGCAGTGATTGAGTGCACGAGTCGACGTCCGGCCTACAGGTTGGTCATGGGTTATTCCTGAACTGTGATCATCCTCTTTGTTCATGTTGATTGGCGATTCAGTCAATGCATGGGAAGGTGTGCAAAATGACTGCGGCAACCCTGGTTCGGATGGATCTCGCTTCATTGCATCGGGAACTCGTTGACAGTCCTGACCTGTTGATTGTTCAGGATCTCGATGGGGTCTGCATTCCACTTGTGAAGGATCCCCTGACCAGGACCCTTTCTCCGGAATACGTGCAAGCCGCTGCCCGATTACGAGGCAGTTTCGCCGTGCTCACCAATGGTGAGCACGAAGGTCGTCGTGGAGTGAATCGTCTGGTTGAAACGGCACTCGGTGACAGTGCAATAGCGCGCAGCCAAGGCCTCTACCTACCTGGTCTTGCCGCTGGTGGAGTGCAGTTCCAGGATGAATTCGGCCATGTCACGCATCCAGGAGTCAGTGAGTCTGAAATCAGCTTCCTGGCTTCCGTCCCGGAGCGGATGAAGGCTCTGATGAGTTCCATGCTTCCTGCCTTGATGCCGGAATTGAACGATGAGCAGCTTGCCGTTGAGTTGGAGCTGGCTGTTTTAGACACTCAGCTCTCACCAACCATCAATCTCAACCACCTGTTCAGTCGAACCCCTGACGATGTTGCGCATCAGCGGCGATTGCAGTCAATGCTGGAGTCGCTCATGCAGCAACTGATGGCGATGGCTGTGGCCGAAGGGCTTCAGGACTCTTTCTTTCTGCACGTTGCTCCCAACCTCGGGCGCGACTCCCTTGGCCATGAACGGCTCAAGCCAGCCGAGCAGGGCAATGTTGGCAGCACCGATATCCAGTTCATGTTGCGGGGAGCTATCAAGGAAGCCGGGTTACTGGTCTTGATCAATCGCCATATCCAAGCGCGCACAGGCACCGCGCCTCTCGGTGAAGAGTTCAACGTTCGAACCGCACCCCACGACCATGCATCGCTGCTTGCCCTGTGCAAACAACGGATACCCGTTGATCAGATGCCTCACCTGGTGGGCGTCGGTGACACCGTTACTTCAACAATCAACCCTTCGGGAGATGGCTGGTTGCGAGGAGGCAGCGACCGCGGTTTTCTGACTCTTCTTCAGGAACTGGGATGCAGCTTTGGGCGTCCAAACCGGGTTGTGCTCGTCGACAGCAGTGCGGGAGAAGTGGACCGTCCTTCTCTGGCTGATGGTTCGCTGGCCGGGATCAGTGATCCCGAGGATCCCCTCCATTTCGATGTCTGCATTCCTGGTGGTCCAGAGGCCTATGTGAACTGGTTTAGCGGTTTATCCAAATCTCGCAGCGAGCTCACAGCTTGAAATGGTTCTGACTGGATGAACGCGCTGTGACCATCGCAGCTGCGTCGATGCTTCGCTCAGCTGGCCCGGGTTAGGTCTTCCTGCCGACTCAAGCTGATGTCTCATCATTGCTTGAGTTAAGTCGTCGGTTTCCTAAGGCGGGGGTGTTTGGCCAGAATTGCAACAGGTCATGGCTCAGATCGCTTTCCGACGTTGACATCAACCTTTCCAGCAACGCTGAGATTCCCCCCCGTTCGCCGAGGCAAATTGACCACCCTGCAGGTCAATCTCGGTTATCGCTGCAATCAGACCTGCAGTCACTGTCACGTGAATGCGGGTCCCTGGAGAAAGGAAATGATGGCCGGGGAGCTGATTGATCTGATCCCTGAGGTGCTCGCCCGGCTTGATCTTCGCTGTCTAGATCTCACTGGCGGTGCGCCGGAGCTGCATCCACAGTTTCGTGAGCTTGTTTCGGCGGCCAGGACGCTTGGCGTTGAGGTGATTGATCGCTGCAACCTCACGATTCTCAGCGAACCCGGATACGAGGATCTCGCTGAATTTCTGGCGAGCATGGGAGTGAGGGTGGTTGCATCTCTCCCCTGTTACGAGCAGGAGAGAGTGGATCTGCAGCGAGGCCGGGGCGTTTACGAGCGCAGCATTGCCGGTTTGAAGCAGTTGAATCAGTTGGGGTATGCCCAACCAGGATCACCGTTGCAGCTGGATCTGGTCTTCAACCCATCAGGTCCTTCGCTTCCGCCGGCTCAGGAGCCCCTGGAAGCTCAATATAGGCAGGCATTGTCATCCAGCCACGGGATTTCGTTTTCTCACTTGCTCACGATCACCAACATGCCGATCCAACGCTTCGCGCGCGATTTGCAGCATCAGGGTCAACTTGAGCCCTATCAGCAGATTTTGCGAGATGCGCATCGACCGGAAAACATCAATGCAGTCATGTGCCGAAGCCTGATCAGTGTGAGTTGGACCGGTGCCCTTTACGACTGCGATTTCAACCAGCAGCTGGATCTTGCATCCAAGTGCGGACCACGACATCTGCCTGATTTACTCAGCGCAGCCGACGGACTGATGGATCAACCGATCGCTGTCGCAGATCATTGTTTCGGGTGCACAGCTGGCAATGGCTCCAGCTGTGGTGGTTCTCTCAGTTGAGCGTTACCTGCACCCCAGCTGGCGTCATCAGGAAAACGTGTTCTCCCAGACGATGTTCCTCACCGTCGACGGCTCTGACACCACCGGAAACGAAATCAGCGGTGCGTTGTGCCTGGGCCCTGTCCATGCCACTGAGATCAAGGACCACCGTTTTCTGACTGCGAACGGCCAGAACGGCTGACATCCCCTCCGTCACGGTCTGCGGACGGATCACAAGCAACTCCTGTGATCGCTCTTGAGTGAATTGATTCATTACTCTCAGCCTGGCGAGGCTGGAGGAAAGTCGCAGCAACCGTCACCATGCAGTGATGACTAAATCCTCCTCACCTGATCCGGCTCCCGCTCACTGCGGCAGTAAGCCCAAACGCTTGGCTGTCGGAATCGCTCCTCTCGGGACTGTCTCAATCGGGATCGTTCCCATGGGCGTGATTTGTATTGGCATCGTTCCGATGGGGGTTGTCTCCATCGGTGTGGTCGCCATGGGTGTGATCAATCTCTCAATCGTTGGGATGGGCTTGCTGGCGATTGGAGCCAACACCATGGGGATCTGGACGGTAGGGCCAATGAGCATGGGGTTGGTGCAGATCGGTGCTCGAAGCAGTCATGACCACAACAGCCATCACCAAAACAGCCATCACCAAAACAGCCATCACCAAAACAGCCATCACCAAAACAGCCAAAGCAGCAGCGATGCTGACGCTGCTTTAGAGGATGATCCCCGCTTCATGGCTTATCCCACCAAGACTGAAGCCGAAAAACAGGCCAGGCTGATCGGCTGTGAGGGAGTGCATCAGATGGGAAGTCACTGGATGGCTTGTGCTGAGCATTCAACGAACCATCACGAGTGAACAACCGCTCAGCGACACTCT
Above is a window of Synechococcus sp. BIOS-E4-1 DNA encoding:
- the arsS gene encoding arsenosugar biosynthesis radical SAM (seleno)protein ArsS (Some members of this family are selenoproteins.); the protein is MTSTFPATLRFPPVRRGKLTTLQVNLGYRCNQTCSHCHVNAGPWRKEMMAGELIDLIPEVLARLDLRCLDLTGGAPELHPQFRELVSAARTLGVEVIDRCNLTILSEPGYEDLAEFLASMGVRVVASLPCYEQERVDLQRGRGVYERSIAGLKQLNQLGYAQPGSPLQLDLVFNPSGPSLPPAQEPLEAQYRQALSSSHGISFSHLLTITNMPIQRFARDLQHQGQLEPYQQILRDAHRPENINAVMCRSLISVSWTGALYDCDFNQQLDLASKCGPRHLPDLLSAADGLMDQPIAVADHCFGCTAGNGSSCGGSLS
- a CDS encoding cell division protein SepF, which codes for MNQFTQERSQELLVIRPQTVTEGMSAVLAVRSQKTVVLDLSGMDRAQAQRTADFVSGGVRAVDGEEHRLGEHVFLMTPAGVQVTLN